One part of the Bacteroidota bacterium genome encodes these proteins:
- a CDS encoding MarR family transcriptional regulator, whose translation MGTIEEAIKQSKFNNEHEKVVVNILYTASWLDSYNIQRFKPFGISPQQFNVLRILRGSFPNALRLSDITERMIDKNSNATRLVEKLRQKSLVKREICKHNRRQVDIWITQKGLDLLTELDAKADEWLKELQGISKAEAGQLCDLLDRLRG comes from the coding sequence ATGGGAACGATTGAGGAGGCCATAAAACAAAGTAAATTCAATAACGAGCACGAAAAAGTCGTAGTGAATATACTTTACACGGCCAGTTGGCTGGACAGCTACAATATTCAACGCTTTAAACCTTTTGGCATTTCTCCGCAACAGTTTAATGTGCTCCGCATTTTACGTGGTTCTTTTCCGAATGCACTCCGTCTGAGTGATATTACAGAACGCATGATTGACAAAAATTCCAACGCCACACGTTTGGTGGAAAAATTACGTCAAAAATCATTGGTCAAACGAGAGATCTGCAAACATAATCGTCGCCAGGTGGATATTTGGATTACGCAAAAAGGCTTAGATCTGTTGACAGAGTTAGATGCGAAAGCGGATGAATGGCTTAAAGAATTACAGGGAATATCTAAAGCAGAAGCCGGACAACTCTGTGATCTTTTGGATCGCTTGAGGGGATAA
- a CDS encoding (4Fe-4S)-binding protein, with the protein MKEITKKYSNGEVTIVWKPSLCIHSAICFKGLPAVFDPRKRPWIEAENAGTTEIVEQIKKCPSGALSYILPSP; encoded by the coding sequence ATGAAAGAGATCACAAAAAAGTACTCGAACGGTGAAGTAACCATTGTTTGGAAACCCTCCTTATGCATCCATTCTGCCATTTGTTTCAAAGGCCTGCCTGCAGTTTTTGACCCGCGTAAACGCCCCTGGATCGAAGCAGAGAACGCCGGAACTACAGAAATAGTTGAGCAAATAAAGAAATGTCCTTCCGGGGCATTATCCTATATTCTTCCTTCCCCATAA
- a CDS encoding fructosamine kinase family protein has protein sequence MMNPADAFRLAWEECFHRFADVVAIHPLGGGSINSVYKIETTDGHFVMKMNSLSRYPGMFKGEAAGLQLIMETGSVSVPGIVAVTALKQHQVLILEYIEPAPRIKHFYSHFGEQLAAMHRHTSETFGLSFNNYIGSLPQDNKQEKSLHYFFIHHRITPQLRLAVRKGLLTEGDEKDFKDLIKKIVHLLPNEQPSLIHGDLWNGNYITGNDGKAWLIDPAVSYNCREADMAMTKLFGGFEPEFYAAYHQAYPLLTGWEQRMDLWNLYPLLVHVNLFGGHYVQEARSIVRKYIR, from the coding sequence ATGATGAATCCTGCTGATGCCTTCCGTTTGGCCTGGGAAGAATGCTTTCATCGCTTTGCTGATGTGGTTGCCATTCATCCGCTTGGAGGCGGAAGTATTAACAGCGTATATAAAATAGAGACTACAGACGGACACTTCGTGATGAAGATGAATTCTTTGTCACGATATCCGGGTATGTTCAAAGGGGAAGCGGCAGGATTGCAATTGATCATGGAAACAGGAAGTGTATCTGTTCCGGGAATAGTGGCGGTTACAGCATTAAAACAGCATCAGGTTTTAATACTGGAATACATAGAACCGGCACCTCGTATAAAGCATTTTTACAGTCATTTTGGAGAACAACTCGCAGCCATGCATCGTCATACTTCGGAAACATTTGGACTTTCCTTCAACAATTATATCGGCTCACTTCCACAAGATAATAAACAGGAAAAATCACTACATTATTTTTTTATCCATCACCGCATAACGCCACAACTAAGATTAGCTGTACGAAAAGGTTTACTTACCGAAGGGGATGAAAAAGATTTCAAAGACCTCATCAAAAAAATCGTACATCTTCTTCCTAATGAGCAACCCTCATTGATTCATGGTGATCTTTGGAATGGAAATTACATTACCGGAAATGACGGTAAGGCCTGGCTGATAGATCCTGCAGTGTCTTACAATTGCCGCGAAGCGGATATGGCAATGACTAAATTATTTGGAGGATTCGAACCGGAATTTTATGCAGCATATCACCAAGCATATCCTCTTCTCACCGGATGGGAACAACGTATGGATCTCTGGAATCTTTACCCCTTGTTGGTACATGTAAATCTTTTTGGAGGACATTATGTGCAGGAGGCGAGAAGCATCGTTAGGAAATATATACGATAA
- a CDS encoding methionine aminotransferase yields the protein MPEFTGNIRSKLPKAGTTIFAIMSGLANEVGAINLSQGFPGFPVSPKLIELYNSAMKAGHNQYAPMPGILPLRERIAEKMQELYSSAYNPDTEITITAGGTQALYTAISAFIHEGDEVIVLEPAYDSYVPAINMAGGIPVHVHLKPPAYKIPWEEIKKLINQRTRMIIINTPQNPTGTILTAADMLQLEKLTDGTDIIVLSDEVYEHIIFDGYEHQSVARFPKLASRSLLVYSFGKTFHATGWKTGYCIGPANLMKEFRKVHQFMVFSVNTPLQYALAEYMKDKSNYQGLQQFYAEKRDYFRQLINGSAFKILPCMGSYFQLLDYSGISKEKDTDYAIRLTRENGVASIPVSVFYHIPQDYHLLRFCFAKENTMLEQAAERLLKIRP from the coding sequence ATGCCGGAATTTACAGGAAATATACGCAGCAAACTCCCTAAAGCCGGGACAACCATTTTTGCCATAATGTCCGGTCTTGCCAATGAAGTGGGAGCTATCAATTTGAGTCAGGGCTTTCCCGGTTTTCCGGTTTCGCCGAAACTGATTGAACTTTATAACAGCGCCATGAAGGCAGGGCATAACCAATACGCTCCTATGCCGGGCATCCTGCCACTACGGGAGCGCATAGCCGAAAAGATGCAGGAGCTCTATTCTTCTGCCTATAACCCTGATACCGAAATCACAATCACAGCGGGCGGAACACAGGCACTTTATACGGCCATCTCTGCTTTCATTCATGAAGGGGATGAAGTGATCGTTCTCGAACCCGCCTACGATAGTTATGTGCCCGCCATCAATATGGCCGGAGGAATTCCGGTGCATGTACATCTTAAACCACCTGCTTATAAAATACCCTGGGAGGAAATAAAAAAGTTGATCAACCAACGGACACGGATGATCATCATCAATACACCACAAAATCCTACCGGAACTATTTTGACTGCTGCAGATATGCTCCAGTTGGAGAAGCTCACGGACGGCACTGATATTATTGTCCTGAGCGATGAAGTGTACGAACATATTATTTTTGATGGTTACGAACACCAGAGTGTAGCGCGCTTTCCAAAATTAGCGTCGAGGAGTCTGTTGGTATATAGTTTCGGGAAAACATTTCATGCCACAGGATGGAAGACAGGTTACTGCATCGGACCCGCCAACCTCATGAAGGAATTCAGGAAGGTGCATCAGTTTATGGTTTTTTCCGTCAATACACCCCTGCAATATGCTTTAGCGGAGTACATGAAGGACAAAAGCAATTATCAGGGCCTGCAGCAATTTTATGCCGAGAAAAGAGATTATTTTCGTCAACTCATCAACGGATCGGCCTTCAAAATACTTCCCTGTATGGGTTCCTATTTTCAGCTACTCGACTACAGCGGTATTTCAAAAGAGAAGGATACTGATTATGCCATTCGGCTCACCAGGGAAAATGGGGTGGCCTCCATCCCGGTTTCTGTATTTTATCATATACCTCAGGATTATCATCTCCTTCGCTTTTGTTTCGCCAAGGAAAATACAATGCTCGAGCAGGCAGCGGAGCGACTTTTAAAGATTCGTCCGTAA
- a CDS encoding amidohydrolase: protein MPRNLNITLVQSTLAWESPVDNFKTFNKLLSKIGKGESDVIVLPEMFSTGFSMEAKKLAEEMEGPSMQWMFETAKGLKAAICGSLIIKEEGKFYNRFIWMEPDGHYDHYDKRHLFRMAKEEKTFSNSAEGLVIEYKGWGFCPMVCYDLRFPVWSRNRIIGKGAKAKYDYDVLLYVANWPGARSYAWKQLLIARAIENQSYVAGVNRIGKDGKDIPYSGDSVVLNPLGESISNIKPNKTGVETIELNWKALQDVRKKFPVLLDADSFGLM, encoded by the coding sequence ATGCCAAGAAATCTAAATATTACCCTCGTTCAATCTACCCTTGCATGGGAATCACCGGTAGATAATTTCAAAACCTTTAATAAATTACTTTCTAAGATTGGAAAAGGAGAGAGTGATGTTATTGTATTGCCGGAGATGTTTAGTACAGGATTTAGTATGGAGGCAAAGAAACTGGCTGAGGAAATGGAAGGTCCGTCTATGCAGTGGATGTTTGAAACTGCAAAAGGATTGAAAGCGGCAATTTGCGGATCGCTAATTATTAAGGAAGAAGGAAAATTTTATAACCGATTTATCTGGATGGAGCCGGATGGGCATTATGATCATTATGACAAGCGCCATCTTTTCAGAATGGCAAAGGAGGAGAAAACTTTTTCAAACAGTGCCGAAGGTTTGGTCATTGAATACAAAGGCTGGGGTTTTTGTCCGATGGTATGTTATGACCTGCGTTTCCCGGTATGGAGCCGTAACCGCATCATTGGAAAAGGCGCGAAAGCAAAGTATGATTACGATGTGCTGCTCTATGTGGCGAACTGGCCCGGTGCAAGAAGCTATGCCTGGAAGCAATTACTCATTGCCCGCGCTATCGAAAATCAAAGTTATGTGGCAGGTGTAAATCGTATCGGAAAGGATGGAAAAGATATTCCGTATAGCGGTGATTCAGTTGTCCTCAATCCACTGGGGGAAAGTATTAGTAATATCAAGCCCAACAAGACCGGAGTTGAAACGATTGAACTCAACTGGAAAGCGCTGCAGGATGTGCGCAAGAAATTTCCGGTGCTGTTGGATGCAGATAGTTTTGGGTTGATGTAG